A region from the Acomys russatus chromosome 22, mAcoRus1.1, whole genome shotgun sequence genome encodes:
- the LOC127205926 gene encoding 60S ribosomal protein L31-like, which produces MAPTEKGGEKKKGRSAITEVVTREHTINIHKRSRGVGFKKRAPGAIREIRKFAMKEMGTPDVHIDTRLNKAVWAKGIRNVPYRIRVRLSRKCNEDEDSPNKLYTLVTYVPVNTVKSLQTVNVDEN; this is translated from the coding sequence ATGGCTCCCACAGAGAAGGGTGGTGAGAAGAAGAAGGGCCGTTCCGCCATCACCGAGGTGGTGACCCGAGAGCACACCATCAACATTCACAAGCGCAGCCGCGGAGTGGGCTTCAAGAAGCGTGCTCCTGGGGCAATCAGAGAAATTCGGAAATTTGCCATGAAGGAGATGGGGACTCCAGACGTGCACATAGACACCAGGCTCAATAAAGCTGTCTGGGCAAAGGGAATAAGGAATGTTCCATATCGCATCCGAGTACGTTTGTCCAGAAAGTGTAATGAAGATGAGGACTCACCCAATAAGCTCTACACATTGGTAACTTACGTGCCTGTTAACACAGTCAAGAGTCTACAGACGGTCAATGTGGATGAGAACTAA